In the genome of Abyssalbus ytuae, the window ATGTTAAAACATTTTTGCTGGGAGCTAATATTGAATTATAAAATAAAAAGTATTTATCATGAAAATAAAATTTCTAAATATATATTATTTACTGGCAGTACTAACACTATTTTCGCTTAGTAGCTGTGATGAAGATTTCATAGAGGTAGACTCCAAAGAAGAAATTGAAGCCGAAGATAGCGGTGAAGTTCTTGAACCCGATGCATATGTAACAGGAACTTACGGTATGTTAACAGACTGGGTTTATGCTTTTTCATATTTAGGCATTACTGAAATTATTTCGGATAATGCAGATAAAGGAAGTTCACCTTCCGATACCGGTACGGATAAACATCTTTTAGATGGTTTAACACATACTACCTCCTCAGCATCTATCAGGGCAATGTGGTCTCATTGGTACAAATCTATAGGAAGAGCAACATTTGCTATTGAATACACAGAAGACTATAACATGACCGACACAAATCTTGCAAACAGGTTAATTGGTGAAGCCAAATTTTTAAGAGCTTTAAATTACTTTTGGCTGGTAAGATCTTTTGGTGGCGTACCATTACAGCATATTGATGCCACAGTAAGAGCATCAGAAGATGAAGTGTATGATTTCATTGTGGAAGATTTACAGGATGCGATTAGTTTTCTCCCTGAAAAGAGTCAATACGCTCCAGCCGATTTAGGTAGAGCTACCAAAGGAGCTGCAAAAGCTCTATTATCTAAAGTTTATTTGTATCATGAAGATTGGCAACTTGCTTTTGATACGGCCAGTGAGGTTATAAATTCAGGAGAATATAGTCTGGAACCCAATTATGAAGATATATGGAGAGAATACTCTGAGAATGGTGTGGAATCTATTTTTGAAGTACAGGGAAGAGGTGAATCTATAGCCCACGGAATTCAACAGTATTCACAAACCCAGGGAGCAAGAGGTACCAGTGGCTGGGGCTGGGGATTCAATATACCTTCACAAAATTTACTTGATGCTTTTAATGCCGAAGGAGATGATATAAGAAGAGATGCAACTATAATTTTTGCAGGCGAAACATTATATGATGGTCGCGAAGTAAGTGCAGCTGTAGAAAACCCAATGTATAACGAAAAAGCATATTCAAGTGCAAATGCTGGTGCAAGCGATGGAGACAAAAACATCCGGGTTTTAAGGCTTGGTGAAATATATCTCATACATGCAGAAGCAGCAAATGAAATAAATAATACTACTGCAGCCCTTTCATCATTAAATATGATAAGAAACCGGGTTAATTTATTGCCGGTAGCTACTACTGATAAGACTCAATTAAGAGAAGCTATCTGGAA includes:
- a CDS encoding RagB/SusD family nutrient uptake outer membrane protein, encoding MKIKFLNIYYLLAVLTLFSLSSCDEDFIEVDSKEEIEAEDSGEVLEPDAYVTGTYGMLTDWVYAFSYLGITEIISDNADKGSSPSDTGTDKHLLDGLTHTTSSASIRAMWSHWYKSIGRATFAIEYTEDYNMTDTNLANRLIGEAKFLRALNYFWLVRSFGGVPLQHIDATVRASEDEVYDFIVEDLQDAISFLPEKSQYAPADLGRATKGAAKALLSKVYLYHEDWQLAFDTASEVINSGEYSLEPNYEDIWREYSENGVESIFEVQGRGESIAHGIQQYSQTQGARGTSGWGWGFNIPSQNLLDAFNAEGDDIRRDATIIFAGETLYDGREVSAAVENPMYNEKAYSSANAGASDGDKNIRVLRLGEIYLIHAEAANEINNTTAALSSLNMIRNRVNLLPVATTDKTQLREAIWKERRLELAFEHDRWFDLTRTGQAKEAMAADGKTFIENKHELFPIPNDQLIQTPDMLQNEGW